TTAGCTGCAACTAATAGAGATTTGCAGTCTATGATAAAGGACAATACTTTTAGAGAAGACTTATTTTATAGATTTGCAGTAGTGCATATAGAGTTACCACCTTTAAGAGAAAGAAGAGATGATATTAAAGATTTTATAGATTTATTTATAAATCAAATATCAGATAAGGAAGGTATAAAGATAAATACTATAGATAAAGAAGTCTATAATATTTTATGCTCATATAAGTGGGAAGGAAATATAAGGCAGTTAAAAAACGTGGTAGAAAGAATGGTAGTTTTATCAACTAATGGAGAAGTAACTGTATCTTCTGTGCCTAGACATATAGTACAAGATGTAGAAGAAATTGAAGGAGAATCTCATCATAGATATGATTTAAATGAAGTAGTTAAAAATACAGAAAAAAAGATAATAAAGGAAGTAATGGAAATAACTAAAGGAAATAAAAAGAAAGCAGCAGAAATACTTAATATAAAAAGAAGTACTTTATATTATAAATTAAATCAATATAATTTAATTTAAATTAAAAATGATTTTTGTATAATGTTGAAAAGTTTAAAGTATAATAAGTATAATAAATAAATATGTATTGTTATATAATATATTGTTATTGACATATTTCTATTATTTATTGTTACAATAGTCAAAATATGATATCATAATAAATGTGAATTTCCTAAGGAGTGATAAAATGTCAAATTTATACAAGTTTTATCTTAAAATGCATATAGGTGCACCTAGTGTAGCCTGTGTTAAAGAGGGGCAATTTGTAGAAAGAGGGCAGATTATAGCAGAGCCTAATGGATTGGGGGCGAAAATTCATACTAGTGTATCTGGTAAGGTTTTCAAAATAACAGACAAAGAAATATTAATAGAAGCTTCAGAAAAACAAAATAAAGATTTTGTTAAGATAAAGAAATGTAATAGTATTGTAGATATGGTTTATGAAGCTGGAATAGTAGGGTCAGGTGGAGCTGGTTTCCCAACTCATGTTAAATTAAAAGCTAATATACCTGAAGGATATATAATAGCTAATTGTGCAGAATGTGAGCCAACCTTACATCATAATATATATTTAGCAGAAGATAATCCAGAACTTATAATAAAAGGTATAAAGTATGCTATGAAAGCTACTAATGCAAAAAAGGCTTATATAGGAATAAAAGGAAAACGTAAAAAAGCTATAGAAACATTTAGAGAATATTTAAAAAGTGAACAAAATATAGAAATAAAAGAAGTAATAGATATATATCCTTCTGGAGAAGAGAGAGCTTTGATACATTCCATATTTGGTGAATGGTTATCACCTACACAAATACCTATAGAGGCTAATTGTGTAGTTTTAAATGTAGAGACTTTAGCAAATATAACTAGAGCAGTAGAGGATGGAAAGCCAGTTATAGATAAAGACATAACTCTCATGGGAAAGTTAAAAAAAGGTATTGGTCCACATGTGTTTTTACAAGAACCTATAGGAAAGTCTATGAAAGATATGATAGAAATCTGCGGAGGCATAGATGGAAAGTATGGAGAAATTATTGTAGGAGGACCCTATACTGGATTACCAGAAGATATAGAAAGTTCTGTAATAACAAAGACTTCAGGTGGAGTAACAGTAACTATAGAATTACCAGAATATAAAGGACCAGTAGGGCTCTTAATTTGTGCTTGTGCCGGAAATGAAGATAGATTAAAAGACATAGCTCATAAAATGAAATCAGAAGTAGTAGCTATAACTAAGTGTAAAAATGTAGTAGAGGTTAAGGGATCTTATAAATGTAAAACTCCAGGTAAATGTCCAGGTCAAGCTGCTGCTGTTATGTATTTAAAGAGTAAAGGAGCACAAAGGATAATAATAGCTAATTGTAGTGATTGTTCTAATACTGTTATGGGTATAGCTCCAAAAATGAAACTGCCTGTTTACCATCAGACAGACCATGTATTTAGAACTGTAGGTTATAAGTTAACAAGGAGACTTCCAAAAGAGAAGCTCTAAAAATAAAATTATATTTAAACTTAGGAGGTATATTATTATGTCAATGTCAGCAGAACATGCAGAAGAATTAAAAAATGAATCAGCAGTAGTTTGTTGTAGAACAGAGGAAGGAACAATATTATCTGCAGATAACTTAGAAGATCCAGATATATTCCCAGATATGGTTGATTCTGGACTGTTAACTATACCAGAAGATAACTTAAAAGTAGGTCAAGTAATAGGAGCAAAATTATTAAAAACTATAGATTCATTAACACCATTAACTCCAGCTATAGTTGAAGGATATAAAGAAATTGGTGGAGCAGAAGAAAGTAAACAAGAAGCACCTAAATCTGAAGAGGTTGTAGAAGTTATAGAAGAACAAGAAGTTTGTTCAGAAGATTGTGGAGTAGCTTCTGTTGAGGGTGGAGTACTTAGAATAAAAATAGAAGAAGGAAAAGGAATAAATATAGAACTTCCTCTATAAACAGAGTTCTTGGTTTCAGAGAGTGTTTTTACTCTCACTGAACCTTAGAAATCGTTATCCAGGGACGTAACCGCTCTTTACTCCTACTTTGAAGAAAATGAGAGTATTAGAGCGGATAGTCATCGGATAAAGATAAAAAAACAAAGGCTTTTATGCCTTTGTTTTTTTATTTGAACTAAAATATATGCAGGAAAAATTATTTATAAAATCATATATTAAAATAATACATATCATATTGAATTTGTGAAATTA
Above is a window of Clostridium sporogenes DNA encoding:
- a CDS encoding sugar transporter codes for the protein MSMSAEHAEELKNESAVVCCRTEEGTILSADNLEDPDIFPDMVDSGLLTIPEDNLKVGQVIGAKLLKTIDSLTPLTPAIVEGYKEIGGAEESKQEAPKSEEVVEVIEEQEVCSEDCGVASVEGGVLRIKIEEGKGINIELPL
- the prdC gene encoding proline reductase-associated electron transfer protein PrdC, which translates into the protein MSNLYKFYLKMHIGAPSVACVKEGQFVERGQIIAEPNGLGAKIHTSVSGKVFKITDKEILIEASEKQNKDFVKIKKCNSIVDMVYEAGIVGSGGAGFPTHVKLKANIPEGYIIANCAECEPTLHHNIYLAEDNPELIIKGIKYAMKATNAKKAYIGIKGKRKKAIETFREYLKSEQNIEIKEVIDIYPSGEERALIHSIFGEWLSPTQIPIEANCVVLNVETLANITRAVEDGKPVIDKDITLMGKLKKGIGPHVFLQEPIGKSMKDMIEICGGIDGKYGEIIVGGPYTGLPEDIESSVITKTSGGVTVTIELPEYKGPVGLLICACAGNEDRLKDIAHKMKSEVVAITKCKNVVEVKGSYKCKTPGKCPGQAAAVMYLKSKGAQRIIIANCSDCSNTVMGIAPKMKLPVYHQTDHVFRTVGYKLTRRLPKEKL